A region from the Pseudomonas sp. KU26590 genome encodes:
- a CDS encoding Lpp/OprI family alanine-zipper lipoprotein codes for MNNVLKFSALALAAVLATGCSSVSKETEARLTATEDAAARSQARADEAYRKADEAMAAAQKAQQTADEANERALRMLDKASRK; via the coding sequence ATGAACAACGTTCTGAAATTCTCTGCTCTGGCCCTGGCCGCAGTTCTGGCTACCGGTTGCAGCAGCGTATCCAAAGAAACCGAAGCTCGTCTGACTGCAACTGAAGACGCAGCCGCTCGTTCGCAAGCCCGTGCCGATGAAGCTTATCGCAAGGCTGACGAAGCTATGGCTGCAGCTCAAAAAGCTCAGCAAACTGCTGACGAAGCCAACGAACGCGCTCTGCGTATGTTGGACAAGGCTAGCCGCAAGTAA
- a CDS encoding L,D-transpeptidase family protein, with the protein MLSRIPAFARCLSLAALCAAGPVSALEFPLPPPGEDIIGQVQTVTAKYEDTFADLATRYDLGYLEMIAANPGVDAWLPGAGTQVVLPTRFILPPGPREGIVINLAEYRLYYYPKGRDVVYTFPLGIGREGWGSPVSTTKVTAKTPNPTWTPPASVKAEHAADGDILPNVVPAGPDNPLGPFKFGLGLPGYLIHGSNKKFGIGMRTSHGCFRMYNNNVLEMADMVPIGTPVRIMSEPYKFGVSGGKVYLEAHTPLDESGKPSVVDKHTAVINALLKREDLANSLRINWDEVRDVVAAEDGMPVEIAVPTTPAPVVGGAPMTLQ; encoded by the coding sequence ATGTTGTCGCGCATTCCAGCTTTCGCCCGCTGTCTGTCGCTCGCTGCGCTGTGCGCGGCCGGCCCTGTCTCTGCCCTGGAGTTTCCGTTGCCGCCGCCTGGTGAGGACATCATTGGCCAGGTGCAGACCGTCACCGCCAAGTACGAAGACACCTTCGCCGACCTGGCCACCCGCTACGACCTGGGCTACCTGGAAATGATCGCCGCCAACCCTGGCGTCGATGCCTGGCTCCCGGGCGCAGGCACCCAGGTGGTGTTGCCAACGCGTTTCATCCTGCCGCCGGGCCCACGCGAAGGCATCGTCATCAACCTCGCCGAGTACCGTCTGTACTACTACCCGAAAGGCCGGGACGTGGTGTACACCTTCCCGCTGGGCATCGGCCGCGAGGGCTGGGGTTCGCCGGTTTCCACCACCAAGGTCACAGCCAAAACGCCTAATCCCACTTGGACGCCGCCTGCGTCGGTCAAGGCCGAGCACGCCGCTGACGGCGACATCCTGCCCAACGTGGTCCCGGCCGGGCCGGACAACCCGCTGGGCCCGTTCAAATTCGGCCTCGGTCTGCCGGGCTACCTGATCCACGGCTCGAACAAGAAGTTCGGCATCGGCATGCGCACCAGTCACGGCTGCTTCCGCATGTACAACAACAATGTGCTGGAGATGGCGGACATGGTGCCGATTGGCACCCCAGTGCGCATCATGAGCGAGCCGTACAAGTTTGGCGTCAGCGGCGGCAAGGTCTACCTCGAAGCCCACACGCCGCTGGACGAAAGTGGCAAGCCGTCGGTGGTCGACAAGCACACCGCCGTGATCAATGCACTGCTCAAGCGCGAAGACCTGGCCAACAGCCTGCGGATCAACTGGGATGAGGTGCGGGACGTGGTTGCTGCCGAAGACGGCATGCCGGTCGAAATCGCCGTGCCGACAACGCCGGCGCCCGTGGTGGGCGGCGCGCCGATGACGCTGCAGTAA
- a CDS encoding thiol-disulfide oxidoreductase DCC family protein, with protein MYKKEKWPLTLYFDGDCPLCAREIKLLRSHASEHLSAGATTPRLLLVDMSEEGFDAQALGFTHEQMQSVLHARFDDGTWVTGLDATLWSWRAAGLGAWAAPLSWRPLRPLLNLGYRLFCRFRPQLAWLPHPDGSRRCRDGSCTVSRPSDQNR; from the coding sequence ATGTACAAGAAAGAGAAGTGGCCACTCACGCTGTACTTCGACGGTGACTGCCCGCTTTGCGCGCGGGAGATCAAGCTTCTGCGTTCCCACGCTTCGGAGCATCTGTCCGCAGGCGCAACAACCCCGCGACTTCTGTTGGTCGACATGAGCGAAGAGGGCTTTGATGCACAGGCTCTCGGATTCACCCATGAGCAGATGCAGTCTGTGTTGCATGCCCGTTTCGACGATGGCACCTGGGTCACGGGACTGGACGCTACCCTGTGGAGCTGGCGCGCAGCCGGGCTGGGCGCCTGGGCTGCGCCGCTGTCGTGGCGGCCACTGAGGCCCTTGCTGAATCTCGGTTATCGGCTGTTCTGCCGCTTTCGTCCCCAGCTGGCGTGGTTACCTCATCCGGATGGCAGCCGCCGATGCCGCGACGGCAGCTGTACGGTTTCCAGACCCTCAGACCAAAACCGCTGA
- a CDS encoding arylesterase produces MRAWFLSAGLGLLLISQGAMAGTVLIVGDSISAAFGLDTRLGWVSLLEQRLAKEGFKEKVINASVSGDTSAGGQARLPTLLAEHKPDLVILELGGNDGLRGQPPAQLQQNLTDMVEQSKAAGAKVLILGMKIPPNYGERYTTAFAAVYPKVAEATDAALVPFMLEGVGGRPDMTQQDGIHPNVPAQPYLLDNVWPVLKPLL; encoded by the coding sequence ATGCGTGCGTGGTTTTTAAGTGCTGGCCTGGGTTTGCTGCTGATATCTCAAGGCGCGATGGCAGGCACGGTGCTGATCGTTGGCGATAGTATCAGCGCGGCTTTCGGCCTGGATACCCGGTTGGGTTGGGTCAGTCTGCTGGAACAGCGCCTGGCGAAGGAAGGCTTCAAGGAAAAAGTGATCAATGCGTCGGTCAGCGGCGACACCAGTGCCGGAGGCCAGGCGCGGCTGCCGACGCTGCTTGCCGAGCACAAACCGGATCTGGTGATCCTCGAACTGGGCGGTAATGATGGCCTGCGAGGCCAGCCGCCGGCGCAATTGCAACAAAACCTTACCGACATGGTTGAGCAATCCAAAGCGGCAGGGGCCAAGGTGCTCATTCTGGGGATGAAAATCCCGCCGAACTACGGTGAGCGTTACACAACGGCCTTCGCGGCGGTGTACCCGAAAGTCGCCGAAGCCACCGATGCCGCGCTGGTGCCGTTCATGCTGGAAGGTGTTGGCGGCAGGCCTGACATGACCCAGCAAGACGGCATCCACCCCAATGTGCCGGCTCAGCCGTACTTGCTGGATAACGTCTGGCCGGTGCTCAAGCCGTTGCTTTAG
- a CDS encoding ABC transporter ATP-binding protein has translation MSESILSARNLSKVVPSTEGDLTILHELSLELNKGDTLAIVGASGSGKSTLLGLLAGLDLPSAGSVVLSGRTLSELDEDQRARVRAEHVGFVFQSFQLLDSLNALENVMLPMELEGRKDARDQARHLLERVGLGQRLTHTPRQLSGGEQQRVAIARAFAADPDVLFADEPTGNLDSHTGERISDLLFELNQERNTTLVLVTHDERLAHRCRRLIRLEGGRLVAPMEP, from the coding sequence ATGAGCGAAAGTATTCTCAGTGCTCGGAACCTCAGCAAAGTGGTCCCAAGCACCGAAGGTGACTTGACCATCCTGCACGAACTCTCCCTGGAACTAAACAAGGGCGACACGCTGGCCATCGTCGGCGCGTCGGGCTCGGGCAAATCCACCCTTCTTGGTCTTCTGGCGGGCCTCGACCTGCCCAGCGCCGGTTCCGTCGTCCTGTCGGGGCGCACTCTCAGCGAGCTGGACGAAGATCAGCGCGCCCGCGTTCGCGCCGAACACGTGGGCTTTGTGTTCCAGTCATTCCAGTTGCTCGACAGTCTGAACGCGCTGGAAAACGTCATGCTGCCAATGGAGCTGGAAGGCCGCAAAGATGCCCGCGATCAGGCCAGGCATCTGCTGGAGCGCGTTGGCCTGGGTCAGCGCCTGACCCACACGCCACGGCAACTGTCGGGCGGCGAGCAACAACGGGTTGCCATCGCCCGTGCTTTTGCCGCCGACCCGGACGTGCTGTTCGCCGACGAACCCACCGGTAACCTGGACAGCCACACCGGTGAGCGCATCAGCGATCTGCTGTTCGAGCTGAACCAGGAACGCAACACCACCCTGGTGCTGGTCACCCACGATGAGCGCCTGGCCCACCGCTGCCGGCGTCTGATTCGTCTCGAAGGTGGCCGACTGGTCGCCCCCATGGAGCCTTGA
- a CDS encoding ABC transporter permease encodes MARLPFSRLLSLAARQLTRDARAGELRVLFFALVVAVAASTAIGYFGARLNSAMLLRATEFLGADLILGGSAPASPAQIDAGKALKLDHSQIVIFSSVVATDNGIQLASVKAVDGAYPLRGELKSAPAPYEAETVGGEPQAGEAWAEARILVALNLKVGDSIDVGSKTLKLTRVLTYEPDRAGNFYSLTPRVMINMADLEATKVVQPGSRVSYRDLWRGTPQDLAAYRKAVEPGLAPNQKIDDARDGNQQIGGALGKAERYLNMASLVAVLLAGVAVALSAARFAVRRFDASALLRCLGLSRNEALVLFGLQLAMLGVAASAAGALLGWFAQLGLFHLLENLLPAAVPPGGWLPAVAGIGTGLVALAGFALPPLAALGRVPPLRVLRRDMLPIPASTWLVYGAALFALGLIMWRLSLDLVLTFALLGGGLIAALILGGVLLLALKSLRRLLAGASLPWRLGLGQLLRHPMAAAGQSLAFGLILLSMGLIALLRGELLDTWQNQLPKDAPNYFALNILPNDKDNFAERMGRLSTHSAPLYPMIPGRLMTINGEPVSKFVTKDSRGENATQRDLNLTWAATLPEGNSITAGQWWTSDQPPADGEVPGVSVETKLANSLNMKLGDTLGFVIGGLTREVKITSLRDINWDTFQPNFFMIFQPGTLKDVPATYLTSFYLAPGNDQQIVELSRAFPAVTILQVEALLEQLRSILDQVTMAVQYVLLFVLAAGMAVLFSGLQATLDERIRQGALLRALGANRALLTKARRIEFGLLGAVSGVLAAIGCEVVSFALYRYAFNLQWHPHAWLLVLPLIGALLVGGAGVFGTRRALNASPLQVLREG; translated from the coding sequence ATGGCACGCCTGCCCTTTTCCCGTCTGCTCAGCCTCGCGGCGCGCCAGCTCACGCGCGATGCCCGCGCCGGCGAGCTGCGCGTGCTGTTCTTCGCGCTGGTGGTGGCGGTTGCCGCCAGCACGGCCATCGGCTATTTCGGCGCCCGCCTCAACAGCGCCATGCTGTTGCGAGCGACCGAGTTTCTCGGCGCCGACCTGATCCTCGGCGGCTCCGCACCGGCATCCCCTGCGCAGATCGACGCCGGCAAGGCGCTGAAGCTGGATCACTCGCAGATCGTGATTTTCTCCAGCGTGGTGGCCACCGATAACGGCATTCAACTGGCCAGCGTCAAGGCCGTCGATGGGGCGTATCCACTGCGCGGCGAGCTGAAAAGCGCCCCTGCCCCGTACGAAGCCGAAACCGTTGGCGGTGAGCCCCAAGCCGGAGAGGCCTGGGCGGAAGCGCGGATTCTGGTGGCGCTGAACCTGAAAGTCGGCGACAGCATTGACGTCGGCTCCAAGACCTTGAAGCTGACCCGGGTGCTGACCTACGAGCCCGACCGCGCCGGCAACTTCTACAGCCTGACGCCCCGGGTGATGATCAACATGGCCGACCTTGAGGCCACCAAGGTCGTCCAGCCAGGCAGCCGCGTCAGTTATCGGGATCTGTGGCGCGGCACGCCGCAGGACCTCGCCGCCTACCGCAAGGCCGTTGAGCCCGGGCTGGCGCCGAATCAGAAAATCGACGACGCCCGGGATGGCAATCAGCAGATCGGCGGCGCACTGGGCAAGGCCGAGCGTTACCTGAACATGGCCAGTCTGGTCGCGGTGCTGCTGGCCGGCGTGGCAGTTGCCTTGTCGGCGGCGCGTTTCGCGGTGCGCCGGTTCGACGCCAGCGCGCTGCTCCGTTGCCTGGGCCTGTCGCGCAATGAAGCACTGGTGCTGTTCGGTTTGCAGCTGGCCATGCTCGGCGTTGCGGCCAGCGCGGCGGGCGCCCTGCTCGGCTGGTTTGCCCAACTGGGCCTGTTTCATCTGCTGGAAAACCTGTTGCCTGCGGCTGTGCCACCGGGTGGCTGGCTGCCGGCCGTCGCCGGTATCGGCACCGGACTTGTCGCCCTCGCCGGCTTCGCCCTGCCACCGCTGGCAGCGTTGGGTCGCGTGCCACCGCTGCGGGTGTTGCGTCGGGACATGCTGCCGATTCCGGCCAGCACCTGGCTGGTCTATGGCGCGGCGCTGTTCGCGCTGGGCCTGATCATGTGGCGCTTGAGTCTGGACCTGGTGCTGACCTTCGCCCTGCTCGGCGGCGGTCTGATCGCGGCGCTGATACTCGGCGGCGTGTTGCTGCTGGCCCTGAAAAGCCTGCGCCGCTTGCTGGCCGGGGCATCGCTGCCGTGGCGTCTGGGCCTGGGTCAGCTGTTGCGCCATCCCATGGCCGCCGCCGGCCAGTCCCTGGCATTCGGTCTGATTCTGCTGTCCATGGGACTGATCGCGCTGCTGCGCGGCGAACTGCTCGACACTTGGCAGAACCAGCTGCCCAAGGATGCGCCAAACTACTTCGCGCTGAATATCCTGCCCAACGACAAAGACAACTTCGCTGAACGCATGGGCCGCCTGTCGACCCACAGCGCGCCGCTGTACCCGATGATTCCGGGGCGTCTGATGACCATCAACGGGGAGCCGGTGAGCAAGTTCGTCACCAAGGACTCCCGTGGCGAAAACGCCACCCAGCGCGATCTCAACCTGACGTGGGCGGCGACGCTGCCCGAAGGCAACAGCATCACCGCCGGCCAGTGGTGGACCAGCGATCAACCGCCTGCCGACGGCGAGGTTCCGGGCGTGTCGGTGGAAACCAAACTGGCCAACAGCCTGAACATGAAGCTGGGCGACACACTCGGTTTCGTGATCGGCGGTCTGACCCGCGAGGTCAAGATCACCAGCCTGCGCGACATTAACTGGGACACCTTTCAGCCCAACTTCTTCATGATCTTCCAGCCCGGCACCCTCAAGGACGTGCCTGCCACGTACCTGACCAGCTTCTATCTGGCGCCGGGCAATGATCAGCAGATCGTCGAGCTGTCCCGCGCCTTCCCGGCCGTGACGATCCTGCAAGTGGAAGCGTTGCTGGAGCAACTGCGCAGCATCCTCGATCAGGTGACGATGGCGGTGCAGTACGTGCTGCTGTTCGTGCTCGCGGCGGGGATGGCGGTGTTGTTCTCCGGCTTGCAGGCGACGCTGGATGAGCGGATTCGACAGGGCGCGCTGCTGCGGGCACTGGGCGCCAACCGCGCGTTGCTGACCAAGGCCCGTCGCATTGAGTTCGGCCTGCTCGGGGCGGTCAGCGGTGTGCTGGCGGCGATTGGCTGCGAAGTGGTGAGCTTTGCGCTCTACCGCTACGCCTTCAACCTGCAGTGGCACCCCCACGCCTGGCTGCTGGTGCTGCCACTGATCGGCGCCTTGCTGGTGGGCGGCGCGGGCGTGTTTGGTACGCGGCGGGCGCTGAACGCAAGTCCCCTGCAAGTGCTGCGCGAGGGGTAG
- the greB gene encoding transcription elongation factor GreB translates to MSTKIITVEGHVALKKELDYLWREHRPDITQKVAWAASLGDRSENADYQYNKKLLREIDRRVRYLRKRLEDMRVVAYSPEQEGRVFFGAWVEVEDEEGESKRFRVVGYDEIYGRMDYISIDSPMARALLKKEVGDEVSVPVPSGSKQWWITKIEYQK, encoded by the coding sequence ATCAGCACCAAAATAATCACCGTCGAGGGCCATGTAGCCCTGAAGAAGGAGCTCGACTACCTCTGGCGCGAGCACCGACCTGACATCACGCAAAAAGTGGCGTGGGCGGCTTCCCTGGGTGATCGCAGCGAGAACGCCGATTACCAGTACAACAAGAAGCTGCTGCGCGAGATCGACCGGCGGGTGCGCTACCTGCGCAAGCGCCTGGAAGACATGCGCGTGGTCGCCTATTCGCCGGAGCAGGAAGGCCGGGTGTTCTTCGGCGCGTGGGTCGAAGTCGAGGACGAAGAGGGCGAGAGCAAGCGTTTCCGCGTCGTCGGTTATGACGAAATCTACGGCCGCATGGACTACATCTCCATCGATTCGCCCATGGCCCGTGCGCTGCTGAAGAAGGAAGTCGGTGACGAAGTCTCGGTGCCGGTTCCGTCCGGCAGCAAGCAATGGTGGATCACTAAAATCGAATACCAGAAATAG
- a CDS encoding GlxA family transcriptional regulator has product MKGKNLRYVDENRRNALAQTRTGFVLLEHFSLPAFTQALDTFVTANLLRPDLFTSRTYGLHEGEVISDLGLVIRPDARLDVSALKDLDLLVICGGYRTELKADEPLAHLLTMAAEHGIALAGLWNGAWFLGAAGLLDGYRCAIHPEHRAALAEICKVSEVTSEAFVIDRDRLTAASPAGAFQMALEWIRTLHDKALIEGIEDILSFEESRYRRIKPSRHMTVSAPLKEVVKLMDANLEEPLELEQLAEYAGRSRRQIERLFQEQLGTTPQRYYLELRITEARRLLQHTELSQVEVLVACGFVSPSHFSKCYSAYFGYRPSKEKRLVK; this is encoded by the coding sequence ATGAAGGGCAAGAACCTTCGCTACGTGGATGAGAACAGGCGAAACGCCTTGGCCCAGACCCGAACCGGCTTCGTGCTGCTCGAGCACTTTTCGTTGCCGGCGTTCACCCAGGCCCTGGACACATTCGTCACGGCCAACCTCCTGCGCCCCGATCTGTTCACGTCGCGGACGTACGGCTTGCACGAGGGCGAAGTGATCAGTGATCTAGGGCTGGTGATCAGACCCGACGCGCGCCTAGATGTGTCGGCGCTGAAGGATCTGGACCTGCTGGTGATCTGTGGCGGTTATCGCACCGAGCTCAAGGCCGATGAGCCACTGGCGCACCTGCTGACCATGGCCGCCGAGCATGGCATTGCCCTCGCCGGGCTGTGGAATGGCGCCTGGTTCCTCGGCGCAGCCGGTCTGCTCGATGGCTACCGGTGCGCGATTCACCCCGAGCACCGCGCCGCCCTGGCGGAGATCTGCAAAGTCAGTGAGGTGACCAGCGAAGCCTTCGTCATCGACCGCGATCGCCTCACCGCCGCCAGCCCGGCCGGGGCGTTCCAGATGGCGCTGGAATGGATCAGGACGCTGCACGACAAGGCCCTGATCGAAGGCATCGAGGACATTCTGTCTTTCGAGGAATCGCGTTATCGGCGGATCAAGCCGAGCCGGCACATGACGGTCAGCGCGCCACTCAAGGAAGTGGTCAAGTTGATGGACGCCAACCTGGAGGAGCCCCTTGAGCTTGAGCAACTGGCGGAGTACGCGGGGCGCTCGCGGCGGCAGATCGAGCGGCTGTTCCAGGAACAACTCGGCACCACCCCGCAGCGCTATTACCTGGAATTGCGCATCACCGAGGCCCGGCGCCTGTTGCAGCACACCGAGCTGTCCCAAGTAGAAGTGCTGGTGGCCTGCGGGTTTGTCTCGCCGAGCCATTTCAGCAAATGCTACAGCGCGTACTTCGGCTACCGGCCCTCGAAAGAAAAGCGTCTGGTCAAATGA
- a CDS encoding GNAT family N-acetyltransferase — protein sequence MPMSSAHLIYRAPNPDDLARLFAIYSDPQTQLFNPSGPMTDEAQAAAMLEDWIKHWQTHGYGWWAIARKETPEHIIGFGGIGLHDFSGVRRVNLGYRFAVEAWGRGFATEMGKAALAFGFSTLELGEVYGYVRPAHAASIRVLEKIGMQRCGELDDVPGQSPSLMFKAVAAG from the coding sequence ATGCCCATGAGCAGCGCTCATCTGATCTACCGCGCACCGAACCCTGATGATCTCGCCCGCCTGTTCGCCATCTACAGCGACCCGCAAACCCAGTTGTTCAACCCGTCCGGGCCGATGACCGACGAGGCCCAGGCAGCGGCCATGCTTGAAGACTGGATCAAGCACTGGCAGACCCACGGTTACGGCTGGTGGGCAATCGCGCGCAAGGAGACGCCCGAACACATCATCGGCTTCGGCGGCATCGGGCTTCATGATTTTTCAGGCGTGCGGAGGGTCAATCTGGGCTATCGGTTTGCGGTTGAGGCGTGGGGCCGAGGGTTTGCCACGGAGATGGGCAAAGCGGCACTGGCGTTCGGGTTTTCAACCTTGGAGCTGGGAGAGGTGTACGGCTACGTGCGTCCGGCCCACGCTGCATCAATCCGGGTGTTGGAAAAAATCGGCATGCAACGCTGCGGCGAGCTGGATGACGTACCGGGGCAGTCGCCAAGCCTGATGTTCAAGGCCGTGGCGGCAGGGTGA
- a CDS encoding DUF2938 family protein: MFNFIYLAFLIGIGATALLDLWALLLKGLLGLPTPPWDLVGRWFAGMPKGQFVHQNGIGNSPPVANELAIGWLMHYTVGVLFAAALLFIWGVQWAHAPTFLPALIVGLVTVGAGWFILQPGMGVGVACNKAPKPNVARLQNVVGHVVFAFGMYGTALLVG; the protein is encoded by the coding sequence ATGTTCAATTTCATCTACCTGGCATTTCTCATCGGCATCGGCGCCACGGCGCTGCTGGATCTCTGGGCGTTGTTGCTCAAGGGGTTGCTGGGTTTGCCAACCCCGCCCTGGGACCTCGTCGGGCGTTGGTTTGCCGGGATGCCCAAAGGGCAGTTCGTACACCAAAATGGCATCGGCAACTCCCCTCCCGTCGCCAATGAGCTGGCGATTGGCTGGTTGATGCATTACACCGTCGGCGTGCTGTTCGCTGCCGCGCTGCTGTTCATCTGGGGCGTGCAGTGGGCGCACGCGCCGACCTTCCTGCCGGCGCTGATTGTCGGGCTGGTCACCGTCGGCGCCGGCTGGTTCATCCTGCAGCCCGGCATGGGTGTCGGGGTCGCCTGTAACAAGGCACCGAAGCCGAATGTGGCGCGGCTGCAAAACGTGGTCGGGCATGTGGTCTTTGCCTTTGGCATGTATGGGACGGCGCTGCTGGTCGGGTGA